A window of Saccharomyces paradoxus chromosome XIII, complete sequence genomic DNA:
ttatACGCTACGGTAATGAGACCTGATCTACGGACTCGTTTCTTCTATCTCCGTTACCCGTCGTACACGACGACATTTCTGCGGCTCCCTCTACGTGAGTCGCTCTGCGCGAATCACTTCCCGCAGCTGACATCACAGGGGCGACCTTTACTGGCTACGATCATTTGTAAGAAAGGCACACCCTTTCTTCTCCTTTCGGatataaagtttcttcTGTCTGGTTCTGTGGGCCAGCTTTGGTTTTGgagttggaaaaaaaattcttcattctCGCTTTTTATCGtggaaaaggaagaaaataccaGATAACCAACAGCAAAGCCGCATGGCTTGGCACTCGATCTTAATGTTTGTCCCGTGCCTGGTTGTATAATATCATTAATGGCAATCTCGTAAtcaaattgtttttttttgtttttttctatttctctttcattttataaATATACATTCTTTTGcgttttctgtttctttttgtttctaGTGATCATAAGGTTACGGCTGAGCAGCAACGGCAAAAGGATAAAATGAATAGTACTAATAGTACTAATAGTACTACGACAGCTACTAGCACTAACACGTCAACTCAACAAGTCGTTACGGCTTTGGTGAGTAATGGTGCTATTTTTGGTGTTTTCGTTGTAGCTTTCTTAATTTTGCGTATAAAACTAAAAAGGATTTATGAGCCTAAATCGTCGTTTAATCTtataaatgaagaaaagaagccaGAACCGCTACCACAAGGTATATGGCAATGGTTGAAACCGTTGTTAAAGAAATCAGACAATTTTGTCATTCAACAAGCCGGTCTAGatggatatttttttttgaggtaccttttcatcatttcaATTTATTGTGCTGTCTCCATGGCTTATATATTCCCTATTTTGTTGTCCATTAACGCCAGTAACGGTAACCATGAAAGCGGATTGAATCAATTGGCCTATCAGAACGTCAAACACCGTGGTAGATACTTTGCACATGTTTTCTGCGGATGGATTTTCTTCTGGGGGTTCCTTTACATTATTTATAGAGaattgtatttttataCCTCTATGAAGCAAGCTGTATTAGCGTCCCCACGTTATGCTAAAAAATTATCCTCGAGAACCGTCCTTTTTCAGACTGTCCCTAAGCAATATTTgagtgaagaagaattttcTAAGTTGTTTGATGGTGTTAAAAGAGTGTGGATCGCGAGAGGTTCTGGTTCGATCGAAGCAATGGTCAAAACAAGAGACAACATGGCCATACAGTTGGAAGGTGCTGAAACGAAATATCTGAAGGCagcattgaaaaaaatcaagaaattgaacaagaaaagtCCGCAATTATCTGTATCAGATAATATTGCTGAATACGTCCCCGATAAGAAAAGACCACACCATAAAATTAACAAGGTtgctaaatttttttttggtaaaaaagTTGACACCATATCCTATATTAAGGAGGAGTTACCCAAATTGAACCAAAAAGTAAAGGCATTACAAGAGGATCACGAAAATTCCTCCCCTTTCAACTCCGTTTTTGTGGAGTTTGAATCCCAATATCAGGCCCAAGTTGCCGCCCAGATCACCACGTACCATGCTCCACTTTTTATGACGCCTGCATATATTGGTATTGAGCCGTCCGATGTCGTTTGGTTTAATTTAAGGATGTTCTGGTGGGAAAGATTAGGAAGGGAAGTCACTTCTGTTTCAGCAATTATCGCGCTAGTCATATTATGGGCTTTCCCAGTAGCTTTTGTTGGTATGATATCTAATGTTACTTCCTTGACTAATGAACTGAAGTGGTTAAGGTTCATTTATAAATTACCAAAACCATTATTGGGTTTATTAACGTCTTTAGCCCCAACTGTGGCATTAGCCGTTTTAATGAGTCTTTTGCCGAAATTTATTAGGGCTATGGCTATTACTCAAGGCGCTGCATCTAAGCAAAATGTGGAACATTTC
This region includes:
- the RSN1 gene encoding Rsn1p (similar to YMR266W); the encoded protein is MNSTNSTNSTTTATSTNTSTQQVVTALVSNGAIFGVFVVAFLILRIKLKRIYEPKSSFNLINEEKKPEPLPQGIWQWLKPLLKKSDNFVIQQAGLDGYFFLRYLFIISIYCAVSMAYIFPILLSINASNGNHESGLNQLAYQNVKHRGRYFAHVFCGWIFFWGFLYIIYRELYFYTSMKQAVLASPRYAKKLSSRTVLFQTVPKQYLSEEEFSKLFDGVKRVWIARGSGSIEAMVKTRDNMAIQLEGAETKYLKAALKKIKKLNKKSPQLSVSDNIAEYVPDKKRPHHKINKVAKFFFGKKVDTISYIKEELPKLNQKVKALQEDHENSSPFNSVFVEFESQYQAQVAAQITTYHAPLFMTPAYIGIEPSDVVWFNLRMFWWERLGREVTSVSAIIALVILWAFPVAFVGMISNVTSLTNELKWLRFIYKLPKPLLGLLTSLAPTVALAVLMSLLPKFIRAMAITQGAASKQNVEHFTQQAYFAFQVIQVFLVTTLSSAATSTVTEIVKEPTKAMDLLASNLPKASNFFMSYVILQGLSISSGALLQIVPLILFYVLGAFLDGTVRKKWNRFCGLSSMQWGTTFPVYTNLAVITFSYSIISPLILLFAAVAFFLLYVAYLYNLTYVYQESSDARGIYYPRALFQTIVGIYIGQICLLGLFVVGKGWGPIVLQVIGICITVLVHLHLSAAFDHLSKVIPVDTMKPLDGISDTPSFKNIYKGIESTKVKKNAFGANIDMDGVKELPEFPIKKYHKRSESVTEKQVENSVFSENTFEYQFNPTNEANADGHAINAENLIEDVPLLADGDTMKIPPAPWWKRFLKPHIYYSYKAVKSRLPEIYGLVDPDERVNDFDIAHAYDYPAVSAQCPELWIPRDPFGFSKSLISDVAGVVEMSDEGATINENLQFTLRDVPPLYQDVKDETAGEANGEVETASKENNPFADPKYKEEESRSAV